From Watersipora subatra chromosome 2, tzWatSuba1.1, whole genome shotgun sequence, one genomic window encodes:
- the LOC137386853 gene encoding isopentenyl-diphosphate Delta-isomerase 1-like isoform X1 — MSKFLRSLFGKIWLRTTPKYIFHGIYRGRSMSSADSLLAGLDQTQIDLLKEECILVDTNDVKVGSASKKDCHLLKNIENGMLHRAFSVFLFNSDNKLLLQQRSLAKITYPGHFTNTCCSHPLNMEGEIDEENAIGVRRAAQRKLKHELGIEPAQVPVDDFTYLTRIHYFAPNCPNDDKFGEHEIDYILFIRCDVDLDVNENEVKSIRYVSQEELQAFISKSESDGTLITPWFQHIVERFLYPWWDNLDKLDTQLDRQTIHRV; from the exons ATGTCAAAGTTCTTACGGTCGCTGTTTGGAAAGATCTGGCTACGCACAACTCCCAAATACATATTTCACGGTATTTACAG GGGAAGAAGCATGTCATCTGCTGACTCCCTCCTGGCAGGCCTGGATCAAACTCAGATTGATCTGCTGAAGGAGGAGTGTATACTTGTGGACACAAATGATGTCAAGGTTGGCTCTGCCTCCAAGAAGGACTGCCATCTCCTTAAGAACATAGAGAACGGCATGCTGCACAGGGCCTTTAGCGTTTTCCTCTTTAACAGTGACAACAAGCTGTTATTGCAGCAGAGGTCACTCGCTAAAATAACTTATCCAG GGCATTTTACAAACACCTGCTGTAGTCACCCCCTCAACATGGAAGGAGAGATTGATGAGGAGAATGCTATAGGTGTCCGCAGGGCAGCACAACGCAAACTTAAACATGAACTAGGCATAGAACCTGCACAG GTTCCTGTGGACGACTTCACTTATCTGACAAGGATACACTACTTTGCACCCAACTGTCCAAATGATGACAAGTTTGGAGAACATGAAATCGACTACATTCTCTTCATAAGGTGTGATGTTGACCTTGACGTAAATGAGAATGAAGTAAAAAGCATACGTTATGTGAGTCAGGAGGAGCTCCAGGCATTCATTA GCAAATCTGAGAGTGATGGAACACTCATCACCCCCTGGTTTCAACATATCGTAGAAAGATTCCTCTATCCCTGGTGGGACAATCTAGATAAACTGGACACACAGCTAGACAGACAGACAATCCATCGAGTGTGA
- the LOC137386853 gene encoding isopentenyl-diphosphate Delta-isomerase 1-like isoform X2 produces MSSADSLLAGLDQTQIDLLKEECILVDTNDVKVGSASKKDCHLLKNIENGMLHRAFSVFLFNSDNKLLLQQRSLAKITYPGHFTNTCCSHPLNMEGEIDEENAIGVRRAAQRKLKHELGIEPAQVPVDDFTYLTRIHYFAPNCPNDDKFGEHEIDYILFIRCDVDLDVNENEVKSIRYVSQEELQAFISKSESDGTLITPWFQHIVERFLYPWWDNLDKLDTQLDRQTIHRV; encoded by the exons ATGTCATCTGCTGACTCCCTCCTGGCAGGCCTGGATCAAACTCAGATTGATCTGCTGAAGGAGGAGTGTATACTTGTGGACACAAATGATGTCAAGGTTGGCTCTGCCTCCAAGAAGGACTGCCATCTCCTTAAGAACATAGAGAACGGCATGCTGCACAGGGCCTTTAGCGTTTTCCTCTTTAACAGTGACAACAAGCTGTTATTGCAGCAGAGGTCACTCGCTAAAATAACTTATCCAG GGCATTTTACAAACACCTGCTGTAGTCACCCCCTCAACATGGAAGGAGAGATTGATGAGGAGAATGCTATAGGTGTCCGCAGGGCAGCACAACGCAAACTTAAACATGAACTAGGCATAGAACCTGCACAG GTTCCTGTGGACGACTTCACTTATCTGACAAGGATACACTACTTTGCACCCAACTGTCCAAATGATGACAAGTTTGGAGAACATGAAATCGACTACATTCTCTTCATAAGGTGTGATGTTGACCTTGACGTAAATGAGAATGAAGTAAAAAGCATACGTTATGTGAGTCAGGAGGAGCTCCAGGCATTCATTA GCAAATCTGAGAGTGATGGAACACTCATCACCCCCTGGTTTCAACATATCGTAGAAAGATTCCTCTATCCCTGGTGGGACAATCTAGATAAACTGGACACACAGCTAGACAGACAGACAATCCATCGAGTGTGA